ATGGAGCGTCATCCCAGGAAATCGGAAAGGCCATTGCCGGAAAAATATGAGCCGGAAATAAATAAGACGGAATATTTAAATGAATGAAAAAGCTGAAAAAATAAAAGAATCTCTGATCACCATAGCCCTTGCAATTGCGTTCACAACAATTGTGATAATTCTTTCAGGCGCGCCTGCCCTTGAGACCTATATCCAGATTTTCAAAGGCTCGCTGGGATCAAAGGCAAAGCTTGGACAGGTGATTCAGGCCTGGATTCCCATGACCCTTTGCGCGTGCGGTCTTCTTTACACCTTCCGCATTGGATTATGGAATATAGGCGTTGAAGGGCAGGTGGTGATGGGTGCCATTGCCGCAACGGCGGTGTTCAGATTGGACATGACGGCGGCCAATCCCTTGCTCATGATGACTGCTGCGGCTTTGGCTGCGGTTATCGGCGGCGCTGTATGGGCTTTTGTTTCTGGATACCTTAAAATAAAAAGCGGAGTGAATGAAATATTCGCTGGCCTGGGCATGAATTTTGTGGCCCAGGGGCTCATATTGTGGCTTATTTTTGGGCCATGGAAAAGGCCGGGGATAGCGTCAATGAGCGGAACAGAAATGCTTCCCCAGGAGTTCTGGCTTCCTTTTTCCGCATTTTTCAGAATTTCTCCGATAAGCCTTGCCGGAACAGTTGCAGCCATTATTTTTACCGCCGTATTCCTTATATATACGAGGGCCGGTCTGAAACTAAAGGCAATGGGATGCAATCCAGGAGCTGCTCATATGTACAGAATAAATATTTCTGCATATATGCTTCTTGCCATGCTCCTTGCAGGCGGTTTTGCCGGTCTTGCGGGATTTTTTCAGGTCACGGGCGTTTATCACAGCCTCATTCCAACAATTTCAAGCAGATACGGATATCTTGCCCTTCTTGTGGTCATGGTCTCAAATTTCAGTCCCTGGGTTTCTCCATTTGTGGCATTCTTCTTTGCATGTCTGAATGTTGGTGCAATACAGCTTCCAATGGTCATGAAGATTGATTCGTCCCTCGCAGGTGTTATACAGGGAGCCTTGGTGCTTTCAACCCTCGCGGTACAAGCTTGGCATGCCTGGAAATTGAATAAGGAAAAGGTGTAATGAACAGTTTTGATATTGTCATACTTCTTTCAATGGTGGTTGCTGGTGCTGCGCCAGTTGTCCTTGCTGCCATAGGTGAAACAATAACTGAAAAAGCCGGGG
This is a stretch of genomic DNA from Desulforegula conservatrix Mb1Pa. It encodes these proteins:
- a CDS encoding ABC transporter permease; amino-acid sequence: MNEKAEKIKESLITIALAIAFTTIVIILSGAPALETYIQIFKGSLGSKAKLGQVIQAWIPMTLCACGLLYTFRIGLWNIGVEGQVVMGAIAATAVFRLDMTAANPLLMMTAAALAAVIGGAVWAFVSGYLKIKSGVNEIFAGLGMNFVAQGLILWLIFGPWKRPGIASMSGTEMLPQEFWLPFSAFFRISPISLAGTVAAIIFTAVFLIYTRAGLKLKAMGCNPGAAHMYRINISAYMLLAMLLAGGFAGLAGFFQVTGVYHSLIPTISSRYGYLALLVVMVSNFSPWVSPFVAFFFACLNVGAIQLPMVMKIDSSLAGVIQGALVLSTLAVQAWHAWKLNKEKV